In Sander vitreus isolate 19-12246 chromosome 4, sanVit1, whole genome shotgun sequence, the genomic stretch AATTGCTACTATGAATTAAGCCATCTGGCAGTATAAAGTAGATGACATTTTAATTTGGAGTAATGATATAGCATTACTTTAGAAGTGCTAACCAGTCAAtcgttttttaaataattgttttaaccCTGGTGTTCATTTTATTCTGTTGGTTTTattagttaatttttttttacattttattgtgttattgttgtaATTTTTAGTCTTGCTTaatttttcattgtttgtttgttttcttttggttttctcatctgtgttttaactttattctgtgaagcactttggccTGTATGCTTGCATGGAAGGTGCTATATAGATTAAGTTGAGTTGAGAAATTAGCTCcccctttaccagctgcaacattaaagtgataaaCACATTACTAACTCAATATTATAATCCAGTGATatgatatatattattctgcataatgagtatttttttcacttttgttagtttagtttattttgatgcCACTACTTTCACTTAAGTGAGATTCAAACGTTttagacttttacttgtaacagattATTTTTACACTGCGGTATTACTACCTTTCCTTAAGTAAAATAGTACTTCTTTCCGCCACTGTGTGTAACTTTAATAGAATGAACAGTGTTCTTTTGAAAGATACAGCCTCAATTGGTGTTTTGATTATAATACTGAAAACACGTCAGTCTCCCAAACGGGGCTGAGATCTGGTGAATGCAGAGGCCACAGTGTACGATTATTCAGTGTCATTATTCAGTGAAccatctttgccctttttgcaAGTATCTGAATGCCCTATGTTTCTCTGATCTTTTGTTCAGGTTTCTCCTGTGTGTGGTGGTGACAGTTAACAGAGAGGGTCTGTCATGGAGCAGGCAACGCTGCTGTTCATGGTGTTTAAAAAGCATTCATTCCATTAAAGAACTTGAACTATGATAATAATACTCCCaataatccccccccccaaaaaaaaatttaattgtaTGTACATGGCTGCACTGATTCAATTTTGAACATGAAGAGTTTAAATGATGTATTCCCCAGCATTGATTTGAATTAGATGACATGAAAAGACTTGATTttcttatatatttattttctggaAGTCTGCGaaagcaccaaaacaaatttcaatccACTTTGgatgaataaaaacacaaaaggtgaataaaacaaaatatgcatACATGGCAtacacaaaacaataacaaatccCTTTTCAGAAGAAAGGTTGGCGTTTAAGGATATGATACATTATACCTTGAAACAAGGCAGTAAGACACTGTATGCATACTCCAATCACACAATATTAGCCTGTGCAGTATTTTCACAGGAAGAATAGATTAATATTGCTTTGTTTGGCTTAACAACTTAAGCAGATTTCACTGCAGTTAATCAATATAGATTTCGAAGATTaaattaaatctttttaaaacattttggtCCTAGTTAAAAGACCGGGTTTGTCTTCTGTGGTCTTCTTCGAACAAAAACTACAACCACAAGAATCACAAATCCCACAAATAGCAGCACAACATGTTCGAACAGGTCAGCTACGGACTCAGCCGGTGACCTCTTCACCTTTGCCTCTGAATccaattttctttctttcttcctctttcttctgtTGAAGCTTAAATGAAACCATATTATACAAAGGTTCTGTAGATCCGCTCATCAAAATGCAAATAACGCATTGCAGCTGGCATCACTAAAATCTGCAGTTCACAAATCAATAAACTGCAATTCTTTGACTGGCATGTTTCCCAAAGTCCATTCCTCTTTGTCTTTAAAAGCACAGTGGAGCCAAGTCGTCCTCTTCCTCAGGAAACAGACGCAAAATGTCCCTTGAATATTTGGAGTAGCCGTTGTGTGACAGCAGGGCTTTTCTCAGTGTGAGCAAGGACTTTGTTTTCTCCAGGATGTCTGAAACAGGGATCCCATTCTGCAGGTGTTCTCCAATCAGAGCCTTCAGCTTCTCCACCCCGGTGCTGCATTTCCGCTCCAACATGTGGAGTTTACacctgagagaaacaaagtcaTTTAGTTTAGTATAAAGGAACTTAATACTTAATAAACAAtttcacagaaataaaacaattttaagGAACATATTTATAATTGAGAGTTTGAAGAACTGTAGCTTTGGCTTACCTAAAGAGCTGTTCCTTCACGCTGTCTTGAAGAGCGAGATCTGCGTAGAGAGCCATTTCAAGGTTTGCTTCTTGTGGTGGCAAGTTCTGCTGTTGCTTCAGAAGGTTCGGAGGAAGTCTCTGTTGAGATCTGCGTCTGCCGTTCGTCATTTATGCTGTTCATCCTGCGCTCTTTCTGCTTTTtcagccaatcaggaggctcgGAGCTCAGGACAATAGAGCGATTTTAATGCCTGTCACACAGAACAGGTGGGATGCTTTATCTTAATGCCATACATCAGTGAGGTCAGTGGGAAAATGTTTTTCCTGAGGTGGACACGGGAAAGAAAATTATTTTCTGATGCTTAGGCCTGGACATTGATTTTAATTTAACATAGCAAAGATCCTTTGACACTAATCTATGTAGGAATGTGAATtgaaaatatacatacaaaatatgaCATCAAATATTAGATACAAAATATCAAATATTTTCACAAACAACATTGCAATGTCTCAATGGCATCAGCAAACTCTCAGACAACAAATGCCCTGTCTTGTATTGAAAagtaatgttaatgtttattttattttacatttgaatACTTTGAATAACCTCTTTTAATAAAACATCCAGTAAACCCCAATACCATATAACTAAACACATTCTTGATCCAAAAGCTGCAATCATGTTTTTAAGTTATAttttctgactgtgtgtgtgtctcagcagCTAAAGCAGATGGTTTGTCTGTGAAGTGGCTTTCTGCCTGAGAACAGGCCTGAGGCTTTGTGGGAGCAGACACACTTCTATTGTGTGTGCAGCTGAGCAGCCTGCATTCAGAAGTGTGGGAAGCCGTGTGTCGCCGTGGCTCCAAGCtctagagagagaggagggcgTGTGACCGGGGCACGTTCAGCCCTGTGCAGGGAGCTGTGGGAGCTTAGATGACGGGAAGTGGGAAACCTGAGCCCCCTATacacagacagcagacagacatacagacagatggAGGAAAGTAAACCCACCTGAACATGATTGCACATCAGCTTGCAGTTACCTTGCTGTGCTCACAGAGAATGATGAACAAAAATAGACCTTTATTACCGACAAGAAAACATAATTTATAACCCTCTCTCATCCACGCACTAATGTGCATCAGAAGGATTAAGTAAAGGAGAAAACATGCCATGTCAGTGGTCATATTGTAAGAATGCTTATGATTCTGCTTGGAAAAAACAATAATCTTACAAACTATTtagctaactttttttttttattttaactttaaagGATCATAAATAATCTGACCTCTAGGTGTCTGACAGGAATGAGATATAACAGTCTGTGGCACAATTCATCACAACTCAATGACTTTAATAAACAGTCAATCAAAAATGCAATTTTCTGATAGTAAACTCTGGCTTCATGAGTTGACCTGTATCACCTACCTCTATGTACCATCAGCTCTAAGCATAACCAACATAAATCCTTCAGTGGGTGGGTTTTAAGTCTGCATGCTGCACACAGATTTAAAAACATGATTAAAGGATtaaagcattgtgtgtgtgtgtgtgtgtgtgtgtgtgtgtgtgtgtgtgtgtgtgtgtgtgtgtgtgtgtgtgtgtgtgtgtgtgtgtggattgatGGAGGTTGATTAAGACACTAATGCACTGGTTGATGCTAATTCTCATTGAGCTGGTTGGTTGGAATTACAAATACTGTGTTTTTGTCATGTAAACGGTATGTTATCTAAATAACTCAATTcaaataatttatatattaCTGTTAAAATAATAAGAAGTACTGTCAAAAATGTTATTCTTATCAGTTATTTTTATAATAAGGGATTGCAACAGGACCAATATTTAATTGCAGCAACAGTGACGTGCAGAGTGCTACTTCTACACTTATGAAATAGGAGCCGAGCTGCAGAAACATTGTTACGAGGCttttacaaagacaaaacaacctGAGAACTCAAAATTTTAACTGCTAGAATTTGTTTATTCGAAAAGGCACGTTGAGCCACATCAATAATAGCTTTGACTATAGATTCACACCATAGACTTCAAGACACAATGCGCTCAGTAAAGAAACAGCTGCCTTTataaaagacaaacacatttgaGATGAGAATACAAACTGCTCATCAatattattttcaaacaaaaacagtcaGAACTGACCGTAAAACAGATCAGATTGTTATTATCACATTGTGATGAAAGCAGGTTAATAACTGCTAAATACATGAATGTTGATTAAAGACAACGACAAATGACAGTGACTGAGAAATTGTGACAGTGTAATATTATGTGTTTCAAaccttttagaaaaaaagaataaagataTAGATCTAACAACAGATCAGTTTTGAGTAATCACAGATTAACCTACACTGTGACAAAGTATTcataaaaaggacatttaaagTGTCTGATCAAAATGATCAATAACAATCAAAAGATGCCATATGTTACCATAGTTTATAGCCCCAGTACATGAAGTACAGTGAGGTATAATAATAATTGCTGACacaatcagttttttttcatgcaACATGCATGACCAGATGTTCTCTTTCTTAACTTGAAAGATATTGGTGCTGTCATTTCCTCAGGAAATGTCATCTTGCAGAAAGAAAACAGATCTAATCTAATCTTTGAACAATATGGTCATCTCAGTTTGTCTGAGGTATCGAAATTGGCACTGGATTGAAAGATTTTGAacgatgcccagccctagcCCCTCTACAAATGGATCTTTGAGGATCCTGTGCACAAGCAGTGTGTTCCACCAAGGGAAGAGGGTGAGGCCCAcctaaaaaagtaattatcaattaaagtgaatatttggTACATAACAATTAATGAAAGAGGCCATTTTATGAAGAAATTGCTGTGTGAATGCTGGATTTTGAAAAACTAAACAGCGATATTCCTGAAACATATGAAAGATCTAAGAAAGTAATGGTGGAAAGTCTCAAGTGCCCTGACAAGTTTACAGTGTATAAAATACTTACAGTCTTCACAACAATTaacaaaattattttacatacagtaagtgACAGGAAACCATCTTAATAACCATGCTAAACTTTTTGGTTCTCAGTAGCTGAAATGAGAATATTATAAGAAGGTATTGATGTTAAATTATGTATCAAAGGAACATTTACAACCAGTGGCATTATTTCAAACAAGTTCTAATTTGAGGAGCCAGAGTCTCTTTTAATCTCTCTTCATGCTCTGGTTTCCCACACTCTGTCCTTTCACTGCTTTCAAGGAGGAATAATAGAAGTGTGTCTTATTATGCATCACTTTACAATGTCTGACCTCTTTAAAGATGGAAATGGCTAACTCTACGCTTTTTAACTCAAAACATCTGAAACTTAGTTATGCAGAAATAATGGTCCAGCAAAATGTCtttgaaacgtacattttatcATTTGGTTTGACTTGACTTACTTGATATAAATAGAGTGACATAACATTGATAATCTCTCCTAATCATAAATCTTAATTAATGCACATTCCCATGCTTAGTTTTACGCTACAGATATGTTATGGATAAACAATTACTGTGTGTGCTGAATTGTATCTTGATTTGTCAATCAAATAGGAACGATGATGGAGACCTCTATCAATGTAGTGATGATAAAAATCAAAGACTTGGAGAACACAACATTTTCAGCTGGCAGTTTTTGTTTATTCAACAAGAAACAATGAGCCACAAAGTATGAAAGCTCCAACTAGAGGTGATGATACATCACAACAACAACTTGTAGATTTCTACAAGACACACTGTACTCCCAGAGAGTAAAGGAACAACTGTCTTTATAAAAGACAaaccatttacagtatttgaGGACACAGTTCTCAGCGTactttgagattttttttccaaatggatcaaaacattttcacttAGTGAACAACAAAAGAATAGTAAAAACTGACCTTACAACAGGTCACATTGTTCTTAGTAACCTCTGAA encodes the following:
- the LOC144516110 gene encoding uncharacterized protein LOC144516110, whose protein sequence is MTNGRRRSQQRLPPNLLKQQQNLPPQEANLEMALYADLALQDSVKEQLFRCKLHMLERKCSTGVEKLKALIGEHLQNGIPVSDILEKTKSLLTLRKALLSHNGYSKYSRDILRLFPEEEDDLAPLCF